The genomic region ttgttatttgttgcATCTGTTATTGCTATAAATTTGTTGCATCTGTAATTTTAACTGCTATTGTTATTTGTTGCATAGGGAATAAGGGAAGCCTTCAAAGTTGTTACCCCTAAAGCTCATATCAGATATTGTGTGAGACATATTTGGGCCAACTTCAAACTCCGGTTTACAGGATAATCTTCAAAGAGACATTCGGAATGCGGCTAGAGCATCAACAGAGGTAATGATTTTAACAAGTAGACTTTCAGAGCATTTTAAGTGTTTAAGTAGAACAATTCATTTGAGCATTTCTACTTGCATTGTAACAGGCATAATTTAAGAGAGAAATGGCTGGGTTGAAAAGCTTAAGTGAAAGAGCTTGGAAGTACTTGGATGACATTGGAGCCATCCTTTGGAGCAGGCATGCTTTTAACACATCTTGCAAGTCAAACATGTTAACTAACAACATGTGTGAGAGCTTCAATGCTGTTTTGAAAGAGGTAAGGGATAAACCAATTTTAACCATGATGGAGTGGATTAGGAGATATGTCATGAAAAGACATTATGAGAAAAGAGAAGGTGTGAAAGTTTTTGATGGTAAGGTGATGCCTTATGTGGATAAGTTTTTGAAATGGGCTAAGAATGAGGCTGATTGTTGTGATGTATGGGCATCATCTAATTTTTCTTTTGAGGTGATGTATATGAGCAaagagtatgtggtggatctgtCAACACAAACTTGTACATGTGGTCATTGGCAGCTTTGGACTTCCATGCCAACATGCAATTCCGCCATCAATAACCAGAGGGCAAATTATGAGGATTTTGTTCATGAGGCATATACAAAGGAGAAGTACATGGCAGCCTATGAACACCCTATACCTCCAATGCCTGGAATCAGTCAATGGGAAAGGGTGGATATGGTTGAACCCTTACCACCTCCTTATAGAAAATTGCCAGGAAGACCAAGtttaaaaaagagaagaaaagaggCTGGTGAGAAAGGTAGTACagaccaacaacaaaaacaaggGTTACAAAGGAGGTGTGGAAAGTGTGGAGAAATAGGGCACAATGTCAAAACATGCAAGAATCCTGCTAGGGCTCCAATGAAGGACCACTGGACCCACATCGATTGGACTAATCTGGTAAGGACTGCGGTGACAAAAGAAAGGCAAAGAGACTTCATGATTTGAGGTACTTCAATTTGTAGCTTCGGAAGTCAAACTCAACCAAGTCAGGAGTCAACTGCACCACAACCTACCAACACCAGAAACTCTCATATGCAGGGACAACAGGCAGATTTAAGGGCATGAATGAAGCGTAGAAGGGCACTAGCGTTTAGTGACAAGTAGACAAAAAGACTTTGATGTATTAAGTTCCTATTGTATGTGTTGTTGTGTGTGTTTTAAGCAAGTAGGATGTTTTAAGTGTATTAAGATACCATTTTTTTTACTTTGTTGTCAAGACTTTGAACTATCTTTTCtttgatgaatgaaaatgatGAACTTGCTTTCCATGGAGAATTTGTTGTTAAATTAAAGCATGTGTGTTAAACCAAGCAAGCCGAATTTTCATTGATATGGCAAATGCCTACTTTTCTTACATATGATAATGGCAATTGATAAACAAGGCCTAAATTGCCAGCCTAAAATACATTGCCATACATCAAAAACAACACAAGCATGACAAATATGAGAGTATAAAAAGCCTTTCTCAATAAACTAGGGCCACTACTCTCATAAGCAGGGAAGAACACATCCCTTTCAAGCTCCATAATCTTCGACCTAAGCAATGAATTTTCTGCTTTGAGCTTCTCGTTGTTCTCCTTCAAATGATCATTTTCAGACTTGAGCAAATTTTTCTCACTAGCCAAAAGTTGCTTATCCAACATAACTTGATTAATAGCATTCCTTTGCCATTCACTTTGATCAAAATCTAACCATTGCCAAAAATCACAATGACGAAATTTGCAAGTCATGAACCTTCTACCTGGGTTTTCCCTTGTCCATGACTTCATGACAGCACATGGGACACGACAATGGCACTTAATTGCAGTCCGCATTTGGCCTTCCATTTCCTGTTTCAGACGCAAACATTATTGATAAATACAAACCAAGAAAcagagaaaagaagaaagaagaagaaattaAGAAAAAAGATAGAGAAGAACGAAAATAAATTGAAAGAGGAAGCATACATACCTAAAGTATAAACAAGAACAACAAGAAGAAATTAAGGGGAAGGGAAGAACAACAGCTTATAATTAACAAGAGGAAGGGCAAAATTGGAATGAAATAAAGGATTTTAGGCGGGATTTTTAAATTTCAAGAATTAAATGACGTTTTCAGGCAAACTGGTATTGATTTTAAGTCGGAGATGACTTTAGGGTAGTGATTATGAAACTTTTTTTatcttggtagtgattatgaaaAAGACTGTTAAAGTTGGTAGTGATTATCAATtttcccatatatatatatatatatatatatatatatatatatatatatatatatatatatatatatatatatatatatagagagagagagagagagagagagagagagagagagagaaagaggagaTCATGTAAGGCCATGTATATgtattaagtccataagttctattatgagccattgatggagggagatggagggatgagatgaactcACCAAAAGGTGGTTAAAAGCCTAATAAACACACTTCACTAATCCACCTAATTAAACACTAATTTGCTATATATTTGTTTCCactcactcatttctctctcatctcacacatttcacccacctcctctctaaaaccccaaaaaataaaaaaacccgaaaaatccaaataaataaaaaaacccaaaaataaaaaaacacaaaaaatccaaataaatcaaaacccaaaaaaataaaaaatccaattaaatcaaaatcttTTTTCCTTATACACCACTACCTCACCCAACACCATCCACCCACCGCCACCGTCTCACCACCCGATCTCGTTAACtattatagactaaagttatacaaaatgtgTACAACTTCAAAGACATTTTGTACAACTTCAATCAACATTAAGTATAATTTCACTGACATTATATATAACTTCAATCCACATTGTGTCCAACTTCAATGACATTGTGTTCAACTTCACTGTTATTATGAATAACTTTCgtgcatatttgtataactttagtccaaatttgtataactttagtccatatttgtataactttaagtccaaataactctagtccataaagtgacattatttagtccaaaattgtataactttagtccaaaattgtataactttagtccaaaattgtataactttaatgcacgcagtgtataactttaatagacaagatgtataactttaatgcacccagtgtataactttaataaacaagatgtagaactttagtccaaaatttgtgtaacttcaatttatacaatgtataactttagtagttaatagtataactttattttgattattgtataacttcagcccaaaatatgaaacttgaaaaataacaaattagaaattaaaaacaacaaagataaaaaattagaaaatacaatacaataataaataatctaACAAAAAATATAGTGGACTGAAAaaagtagatctgaaaaaaataaataataaaaaaaaatcaaactttaataaaagaaaaaACCAAAATCCAAACCAACAATACTAGAAAAACAAAAATCCTTATCTAAAAAAAACCATAATATGTAAACACTGAAAAAAGgtcaaaaaaaataatgaaaaaaaaaccgAAAGACATTCCACAAACCAAATtctcaaaaaaataataatagtgtaaccaaattctcaaaaaaattatatatcatgtgtataactttaatgcacgcagtatataactttaatagacaatatgtataactttagtcataaaaattgtaactttaatgtttcaagggtaaaactttagtcgtaaatagtgtaactttaatgtttcaagggtataactttagtcataaaatgtataactttagtcgtaactcgtaaataaacaaacaatactagatctgaaaaaataaagCCAGTATCTAAATATCAAATTGTAATATAAGAcatatttgaaataaaaaaatataaaataagtaaataacaacacacaacaaaatagtataaattgtataactttaatttttgaagaatataacttttgtcgtaaatagtataactttaaagtTTTAAGGGTCTAACTTTaatcgtaaatagtataactttaatgttttaagggtataactttagtcataaatagtgtaacttttatgaaaatcaaataaatatgaaaaattaaaatcaacaaatctaaaaccaataaggaaaaaaaacctgttaatctaacaaaaaacccgtaaatctaaggaaaaaaaaccaaataacaaaaaaaaaaacaaataaacaatcacaaaaaaaaaaaccaaacacaTAGAGAACAacaccaattaaaaaaaaaattgaaatgcacAAAGACAGAACACGACTACAAGACACAAACccaaacataaaataaaaatcTAATATTGAAGTATCACCAtcaaacaacacaaaaaaaatcagaaaaaaataagaaatacaACACCAAACAACATAAAAAACAAAATCGAAATAGGACTCGAAACCGCAAAAACTAACAACAAGAACCACTTTAaattttcagatctgaaaaataaaagagaaaggagaaaggaACGCGCGCGGCAGCAAGAGGAAGGGAGGAGGCGGTGCGTGAGTCGGGATGGACGGAGGAAGGATGGCGCGGCAGGGTTGTTTGGCGATGGTGGTGTTGGAGGAGCCGAGAAGGAAGGAGGAAAAGGGAGGCGGTGACGGGATGGTGGTAGCCGGTTGAGCCGtgggtgaggaggaggaggagagcaagtttttttttggtttttggtttttggtttggttgttttttttagtttgttttttttttttgttttttttgttttgagagaatgagaggaaaatgagagagaaagagggaTGAGAGAAGTGTGAGAGAATGAATAATGAGTGAGTGAGTTGGGAGAATTAGAATGAGGAAGGAGTTATACAAATTAGGAAGGAGTTGTACAGGATTAGTGAGGGAGATTAGTGAGGGAGATTTGTGGCCCTCCAtcaagatgtaatctcatccctccatcccttccatcctaaggtccttataaggacttagggactcataagatgtaagggacttatgagaacccttctctctctctctctatatatatatatatatatatatatatatatatatatatatatatatatatatatatatatatatatatatatatatatatatatatatatatatatatgtacatatatatatatatacatatatatatatatatatatatatatacatatatatatatatacatatatatatatatatatatatatatatatatatatatatatatatatatatatatatatatatatatatatatatatatatatatatatatagagagagagagagagagagagagagagagagagagagagagagagagagagagagagagattcgggatcctatgagaaccactaCGATGatgagaaccactaataatactaatactaatactaataataaaataatacggAGGAGATTTTTGTTGTTGTCGTTGCGCGCACCCAAACCCTTCTACCTCAATTCATTTCCTCATTTTCACTTTCTCTCTCATCTTTTTTCCTCTCTCTCCGACAATTCTCATCACCGATAATCCTCTCCGATCATCCTCTCCAATCATCATATTTCTCAAATTTGATTCTTAAGTTAGCTTCAAGTTGTTCATCAGCACCATTTTCGGACCTCTAATCCGCTTCAACCGCCATCAACGAGGTTCATACCTTCATATTAAGGTACTCACCTGCTCAAATTAATGGCGATTTCACTCAATACTTTCCCTAATTAGTTCATGCATGTCATTTTAGCTCATATTCATCAATTTTTTGTCCTGttattaaccctaatttcttGTAGTTTCTCTAATTAAGataattaattgttgttgtatgacAAATTCTGAGATTGTAGTCTTAGTTTCAGTAAATTAAGCAATACTCGAACCCTAATTCAACATGTCCTTTGCTACTTTTCATTTTCAACCTGCGAAAATGCTTTATTCCACTTCGCCAATCATATAACATGTTATTAGGTTTAGGTAATTGCTAAATTCTTCTTAATGAAACTTCTGATTACAATTAGTAGTTGTTGTTGCTGAATTTTTATGCTCTGAAATTGTTGAGCTTTTGATTAGATCATTTTCCTACAGTTTATAATAGTTTGAAAATTTGATTATTAGTTATCAACTTCTAATTTGTGGATTTGCTGctaaaattgtttacatttcgaGTTCGAATCGATTTTTTGTTGTTAAATTAACCTGGATTTTGTTGATCTGCTCCTGAAATTGTATACATTTGAAGTTGTTACTTAAGCTGCATATCATCGTCTTACTGCAGAATCTGTTCACATTTCATTTCTAAACAATGCATATTTAGTGTAATATATGTGTTGTGTTTCAAGCTCTTCAACATCTGTTTTGTCCAACAGTTTGCGTTTCTATGTTCACCCGTGTTAAAATATCAGTCAATGCATTCACAGATATGGAGCGAAAGACTGTTGCAATGAAGAAAAAACCACCAGTAAAAAAACCACCAATAAAAGGAGGTAGATCAGTGAAAGATTATTTCACACCAAAACCAACAAATTCAAGCATAAATGATGCTGTTGACCAAAGTACTTTGAGTAAGAAAATCTGCATAGCTTCGtctgtttttgtttttcatcCCTTACCCCAAAATAATGATAGACTAAAATAACCTTGTCAGTACATGAAGTACCCTTGTAGGCGCATGGAAAAGCgatctatgtgcattaaacaaccttgtacatgcataCAGTATGTTGAGTTTATTGTACACATAGAATGTGCTCTCTCTAAACTTGGATGGAATAAATGTATTACATGCTTCTAATCTTGTCCTTCTAAGTTGAGTTTATCTTACTGCTTTTCTGAATTCTAGACTTTAATGTGAtattttcaaatgacggaatgcttgtactcttttccttactaGTTTCTATTTCAGCTTTTTTCGTTCTAGAGTTTAGTTTGTGATACTTGTAGGTCATTCTCTGGG from Silene latifolia isolate original U9 population chromosome 3, ASM4854445v1, whole genome shotgun sequence harbors:
- the LOC141648997 gene encoding uncharacterized protein LOC141648997; its protein translation is MAGLKSLSERAWKYLDDIGAILWSRHAFNTSCKSNMLTNNMCESFNAVLKEVRDKPILTMMEWIRRYVMKRHYEKREGVKVFDGKVMPYVDKFLKWAKNEADCCDVWASSNFSFEVMYMSKEYVVDLSTQTCTCGHWQLWTSMPTCNSAINNQRANYEDFVHEAYTKEKYMAAYEHPIPPMPGISQWERVDMVEPLPPPYRKLPGRPSLKKRRKEAGEKGSTDQQQKQGLQRRCGKCGEIGHNVKTCKNPARAPMKDHWTHIDWTNLVRTAVTKERQRDFMI